One genomic window of Fibrobacterota bacterium includes the following:
- a CDS encoding rhomboid family intramembrane serine protease: MSYGFTPSGTLPRAIRILLIANVALFLVDKFVPGQYVFQWLSLNPYLTLHDWQVWRLATYLFVHDLNPPYLHILINMLLLWMFGTPLVEVMGERKFWWFYLSTGVFSGLCSLIFYTVTGKDTTVIGASGAIFGLMFAFAKFFPTQQFLILFLFPVQARYAVLIFGAVELISITSNDRIAHMTHLGGALYAWLYFTFENRGAMALTRWKNRKTERAQRAVRQSEEEVGQLMVDIDPILKKISLTGMGSLTKEEKDLLEKASELKRKQKGKVISLDEYRKRQ, encoded by the coding sequence ATGAGCTACGGCTTCACACCATCGGGTACCTTGCCGCGCGCGATCCGGATTCTCCTGATCGCCAACGTGGCCTTGTTCCTGGTGGACAAGTTCGTGCCCGGGCAATACGTCTTCCAATGGCTTTCGCTCAATCCCTACCTGACCTTGCATGACTGGCAAGTGTGGCGCCTGGCGACCTACCTGTTCGTCCATGACCTCAACCCGCCCTATCTCCACATCCTCATCAACATGCTGCTCTTGTGGATGTTCGGCACGCCGTTGGTGGAGGTCATGGGGGAGCGCAAATTCTGGTGGTTCTATCTCTCCACGGGCGTCTTCTCCGGCTTGTGCTCGCTGATCTTCTATACCGTAACCGGCAAGGATACCACGGTGATCGGGGCCAGCGGGGCCATCTTCGGATTGATGTTCGCCTTCGCCAAGTTCTTTCCCACCCAGCAATTCCTCATCCTCTTCCTGTTTCCCGTGCAGGCCCGCTACGCCGTGCTGATTTTCGGCGCCGTCGAGCTGATTTCCATCACCTCCAACGATCGCATCGCGCATATGACCCATCTGGGCGGCGCGTTATACGCTTGGCTTTATTTCACCTTCGAGAATCGCGGGGCCATGGCCCTCACGCGCTGGAAGAACCGCAAGACCGAGCGCGCCCAACGCGCCGTCCGCCAGTCGGAAGAGGAAGTAGGCCAATTGATGGTAGATATCGATCCGATACTTAAGAAGATTTCCCTGACCGGAATGGGTTCCCTAACCAAGGAAGAAAAGGATCTGCTCGAGAAGGCCAGCGAACTCAAGCGGAAGCAGAAGGGGAAAGTGATTTCCCTCGACGAGTACCGCAAAAGGCAATAA
- the gap gene encoding type I glyceraldehyde-3-phosphate dehydrogenase: protein MIRIGINGFGRIGRMVFRAAARRDDVEIVGINDVLEVAHLAYMLKYDSVHGRFGGEIRTEPGKLWIDGRAVRVTAEKDPTQLAWDKVGADLVVESTGIFLNSAAMESHLKAGAGKVILSAPANDDTPMFVSGVNDQLYAGQRIVSTGSCTTNCLAPLAKVVHQSFGIKRGLMTTVHATTATQKTVDGPSGKEWRFGRGILDNIIPASTGAAKAIGKVIPELNGRLTGMAFRVPVSDVSVVDLTCELERGAKYEEICAAMRAAAEGPMKGVLKYTEDLIVSGDVRGESCTSVFDAKAGMRLDDTFVKLISWYDNEWGFSCKILDVAKKMVSA, encoded by the coding sequence ATGATCAGGATTGGGATCAACGGGTTCGGGCGCATTGGCAGGATGGTGTTCCGCGCCGCCGCGCGGCGCGATGACGTGGAAATCGTAGGCATCAACGATGTGCTGGAAGTGGCGCATCTGGCCTATATGTTGAAATACGATTCCGTGCACGGCCGCTTCGGCGGGGAGATCCGGACCGAGCCCGGTAAACTCTGGATCGACGGCCGGGCGGTACGGGTCACGGCTGAAAAAGATCCGACCCAACTGGCATGGGATAAGGTAGGCGCGGATTTGGTGGTGGAGTCGACGGGCATCTTCCTGAACTCGGCGGCGATGGAAAGCCATCTGAAGGCGGGGGCGGGCAAGGTGATCCTCTCCGCGCCGGCCAACGACGACACCCCGATGTTCGTATCCGGCGTCAACGACCAGCTCTACGCGGGCCAGCGCATCGTCTCCACGGGCTCTTGCACCACGAATTGCCTCGCGCCTTTGGCCAAGGTGGTGCATCAGAGCTTTGGCATCAAGCGCGGACTTATGACTACGGTGCATGCGACTACGGCCACGCAGAAAACCGTGGACGGCCCTTCGGGCAAGGAGTGGCGCTTCGGCCGCGGCATCCTGGACAACATCATTCCCGCCTCGACCGGCGCGGCCAAGGCCATCGGCAAGGTCATCCCGGAATTGAACGGCAGGCTTACGGGCATGGCCTTCCGGGTGCCGGTCTCGGACGTTTCCGTGGTCGACCTTACTTGCGAACTGGAGCGGGGGGCCAAGTACGAGGAGATTTGCGCGGCCATGCGCGCGGCGGCGGAAGGGCCGATGAAGGGGGTCTTGAAGTATACGGAGGATCTGATTGTTTCGGGGGATGTGCGGGGGGAGTCTTGTACGTCGGTGTTCGATGCGAAGGCGGGGATGCGGTTGGATGATACCTTCGTGAAGTTGATCTCGTGGTACGACAACGAATGGGGTTTCTCCTGCAAGATCCTGGATGTCGCTAAGAAGATGGTTTCCGCGTAG
- a CDS encoding adenosine kinase, with protein sequence MESVRGRYVVGVGAALVDLLIEEADPFVAAMGSPKGGMTLVELPAIESALKSTKAPLKVVPGGSACNTMVGIGNLGGKARMIGRLGKDELGKVFLEGLGKAGVDHRIRQSEMATGRVLSVVTPDTQRTMFTYLGASTQLGPEDVVAADFADAGIVYLEGYLLFNRPVVERILEVAKQAKSKIVLDLGSYQVVEVCRDFLDQVLPQVDVVLANEDEAKAYTGMAESESLEILAGKVHTAAVKLGKHGVMLAQGKARHKVEAHLVKAIDTTGAGDLWASGFVYGLTQGLGLDDAARLGCKVGSEVVQVLGAVIPEAGWKRVHDYRQGLQAKVGAPKAGANAH encoded by the coding sequence ATGGAATCGGTACGGGGTCGTTATGTAGTAGGCGTGGGCGCGGCATTGGTGGATTTGCTCATCGAGGAGGCCGATCCCTTCGTGGCCGCCATGGGTTCGCCCAAAGGAGGCATGACCTTGGTGGAGCTCCCTGCCATCGAATCCGCCCTGAAATCCACGAAGGCACCACTCAAAGTGGTGCCAGGCGGCTCGGCGTGCAATACCATGGTCGGAATCGGCAATCTGGGCGGAAAGGCCCGTATGATCGGACGGCTGGGTAAGGACGAATTAGGGAAGGTCTTCCTGGAAGGATTAGGGAAAGCGGGCGTGGATCACCGCATCCGCCAATCGGAAATGGCCACCGGCCGCGTTCTTTCGGTGGTTACGCCGGATACCCAACGCACTATGTTCACCTATCTTGGCGCCTCCACCCAACTTGGCCCGGAAGACGTGGTCGCCGCTGATTTCGCCGATGCCGGCATCGTTTACCTGGAAGGCTACCTGCTCTTCAACCGCCCTGTCGTTGAACGCATCCTGGAAGTGGCCAAGCAGGCCAAGTCCAAAATCGTGCTCGATCTAGGCTCTTATCAGGTCGTCGAAGTGTGCCGCGATTTCCTCGACCAGGTCCTGCCCCAGGTCGACGTGGTGCTCGCCAACGAGGACGAAGCCAAAGCCTATACCGGAATGGCCGAATCCGAATCCCTGGAAATCCTGGCCGGGAAAGTGCACACCGCCGCCGTTAAACTGGGCAAACATGGTGTTATGCTCGCGCAGGGCAAGGCGCGCCATAAAGTTGAAGCCCACCTCGTGAAGGCCATCGACACCACCGGCGCTGGCGATCTCTGGGCGTCCGGCTTCGTCTACGGCCTGACCCAAGGCCTCGGCCTCGACGATGCCGCCCGCCTAGGCTGCAAAGTCGGCAGCGAAGTGGTCCAAGTCCTAGGCGCCGTCATCCCCGAAGCCGGCTGGAAGCGAGTCCACGATTACCGCCAAGGCCTCCAGGCCAAAGTCGGCGCCCCCAAAGCCGGCGCCAACGCCCACTAA
- a CDS encoding IMP dehydrogenase, translated as MAKILDDLSRTFSEYLLIPRLTRRDNIPRNVSLAAPIARFKAGETSRLSVNIPVVSASMQAVSGTDMGVALARQGGVAFVFCSQTIEAQAAMIAKIKSHKAGFVRSDSNVKPGASLSELLELMERTGHSTVAVTDDGTSTGRFMGIITDKDFWEFEDDLTSKVQGHMTPREKVIHGTVGITLKEANHLLYKHKKEALPILEADGRLNSLVFKKDYVDHINNPLELLDARKRLVAAAGVNTHDFKERLPALVEAGVDVVSFDSSDGFSEFQRDAALWAREKYGDAIVIGGGNVVSAEGFDYLVKEAKLDFVKVGIGGGSICITREQKGIGRGQASALMEVVQARDRYFQESGIYVPICSDGGLANDTQIIIALAMGADFVMMGRYFAMTGESPTPKVSIKGRMYKPYWGEGSNRARNWQRYSEGAGAKMHFEEGVDGYVPVVGSVNEVLAVTLEKLRATMCNLGSNDLREFNRNAVLTLVSEQSIEEGGTSNIIQVDSKFEDTN; from the coding sequence ATGGCCAAAATACTAGACGACCTCTCCCGCACTTTCTCCGAATACCTCCTGATTCCCCGGCTCACCCGCCGCGATAACATTCCCCGCAACGTTTCCCTGGCTGCCCCCATCGCGCGCTTCAAAGCGGGCGAGACCAGCCGCCTCAGCGTGAACATCCCCGTCGTATCGGCAAGCATGCAGGCGGTTTCCGGGACGGACATGGGAGTCGCCTTGGCCCGCCAGGGCGGGGTCGCTTTCGTCTTCTGCTCCCAGACCATCGAGGCGCAGGCCGCCATGATCGCCAAGATCAAGTCCCATAAGGCAGGGTTCGTGCGCAGCGATTCCAACGTTAAGCCCGGCGCATCCTTAAGCGAATTGCTCGAACTCATGGAGCGGACCGGTCATTCCACCGTGGCGGTCACCGACGATGGCACCAGCACCGGCAGGTTCATGGGCATTATCACCGACAAGGACTTCTGGGAATTCGAAGATGATCTCACTTCCAAGGTCCAGGGCCATATGACCCCGAGGGAGAAAGTCATCCACGGGACGGTGGGCATCACCCTCAAGGAGGCCAACCACCTGCTCTATAAGCACAAGAAGGAGGCCCTTCCCATCCTCGAGGCCGATGGCCGCCTCAACTCCTTGGTTTTCAAGAAGGATTACGTCGATCACATCAACAATCCGCTCGAACTCCTGGATGCGCGCAAGCGCCTGGTCGCCGCGGCGGGCGTCAATACCCACGATTTCAAGGAGCGCCTGCCCGCCCTGGTCGAAGCCGGCGTGGACGTCGTCTCCTTCGATTCCTCGGACGGCTTTTCGGAATTCCAAAGGGATGCGGCCCTGTGGGCGCGCGAGAAGTACGGGGATGCCATCGTCATCGGCGGCGGGAACGTGGTTTCGGCCGAGGGCTTCGATTATCTGGTCAAGGAGGCGAAGCTCGACTTCGTGAAGGTCGGCATCGGCGGCGGATCGATCTGCATCACCCGGGAGCAGAAAGGCATCGGCCGGGGCCAGGCCTCGGCCTTGATGGAAGTGGTGCAGGCCCGCGATCGGTATTTCCAGGAAAGCGGAATCTACGTGCCCATCTGTTCGGACGGAGGCCTAGCCAACGACACCCAGATCATCATCGCCCTGGCCATGGGCGCCGACTTCGTGATGATGGGGCGTTACTTCGCCATGACCGGCGAGAGCCCCACCCCCAAGGTTTCCATCAAGGGGCGCATGTACAAGCCCTACTGGGGCGAAGGCAGCAATCGGGCGCGCAACTGGCAACGCTATAGCGAGGGAGCCGGCGCCAAGATGCATTTCGAGGAAGGCGTGGACGGCTACGTTCCGGTGGTGGGATCGGTGAACGAGGTGCTGGCTGTGACCTTGGAGAAATTGCGGGCCACCATGTGCAACCTGGGGTCGAACGATCTGCGTGAGTTCAACCGCAACGCGGTGCTGACCTTGGTTTCCGAACAAAGCATCGAAGAGGGCGGAACCTCGAACATCATCCAGGTCGATTCGAAGTTCGAGGATACGAACTAA
- a CDS encoding RsmD family RNA methyltransferase, which translates to MAVIIMGGRFKGRKLQTDTRASLIRPTSGKVREAMFSSIGEALAGEAFVDLYAGSGAVGLEALSRGASSAHLVEKHPQSWTLLKANCRAVLGEEADLAIPVKEEARAWCRRMRAEGRTFPYIFADPPFQDDFSGLEEDVLGLLTSGGIAIIQYPTRNPPAWIGRASKLKKYGDSSLAFFP; encoded by the coding sequence ATGGCGGTGATCATCATGGGCGGCCGCTTCAAGGGCCGTAAGCTCCAAACCGACACGCGGGCTTCCCTCATACGTCCCACCTCGGGCAAGGTGCGCGAGGCCATGTTCAGCTCGATCGGCGAGGCGCTTGCGGGCGAGGCATTCGTGGATTTATACGCCGGATCGGGGGCCGTCGGTTTGGAAGCCCTGAGCCGCGGAGCGTCATCGGCGCATTTGGTGGAGAAGCATCCCCAATCCTGGACTCTGTTGAAGGCGAACTGCCGGGCGGTGCTGGGAGAAGAGGCTGATCTCGCCATTCCCGTCAAGGAGGAGGCCCGGGCCTGGTGCCGACGCATGCGCGCCGAGGGGCGTACTTTCCCCTACATCTTCGCCGATCCCCCCTTCCAGGACGATTTCTCCGGACTCGAGGAAGACGTCCTCGGATTGCTTACATCAGGCGGAATCGCCATCATCCAGTATCCTACCCGCAACCCTCCCGCATGGATCGGGCGCGCTTCCAAGCTCAAAAAATACGGCGATTCGAGCTTGGCCTTTTTTCCGTAG
- a CDS encoding ThuA domain-containing protein yields MMRYTLNPIPYVVLAALALGSGHARTYQLKKILVINATGSGGYMHASQIKFTDDYFKSYLGPKYGFESRSANTQAQIDSVLRDDSLKTYDVVVFNGGSRIGGFGAVGDTGAQHAFQRWIKAGGGCFAIHDFTDHNNTWPWLRDSLLNRTIFTQWSAWGADHHTMVQWDTLETDGAVRARKPEYDSIRACFPKTRFTYPDGWSSFSPDVRPIADILMTIDENTYAVPQGSAMGIGHPIMWAYPLPPDSLGNQGRFIYNARGHDLGAWDGTSSNHAPMTVGEGAIQEGETVFSDTSHTLMTKGSLWPCLQWAAGLRINAVSVHVRDASSPGLMQSRNSHGVLNVRVQGPGGHDVQVFTLAGKSVAHRSGRGDAEYSFANLRRPGIYFVEVKSSRKTYTQRIML; encoded by the coding sequence ATGATGCGATACACCTTGAATCCTATTCCGTATGTCGTGTTGGCTGCCCTGGCCTTGGGTAGTGGGCATGCGCGCACCTACCAGTTGAAAAAGATTTTGGTCATCAATGCGACCGGGTCGGGCGGGTATATGCACGCAAGTCAAATCAAATTCACCGATGATTATTTCAAATCCTACCTAGGCCCCAAATATGGTTTCGAGAGCCGCTCCGCGAACACGCAGGCGCAAATCGATTCCGTGCTGCGCGACGACAGCCTCAAAACCTACGATGTGGTCGTATTCAACGGGGGCAGCCGGATTGGCGGCTTCGGAGCCGTAGGGGATACGGGCGCCCAGCATGCTTTCCAGCGCTGGATCAAAGCCGGGGGCGGTTGCTTCGCGATCCACGACTTTACGGATCACAACAATACCTGGCCCTGGCTCCGGGATTCCTTGCTTAACCGCACCATTTTCACCCAATGGTCCGCTTGGGGCGCGGATCACCATACGATGGTTCAATGGGACACCTTAGAAACGGATGGCGCGGTACGCGCGCGAAAACCCGAATATGATTCCATTCGCGCCTGCTTCCCTAAAACCCGATTCACCTATCCGGATGGCTGGAGTTCCTTCTCTCCCGACGTCCGTCCGATTGCCGATATCTTAATGACCATCGACGAAAACACCTATGCCGTTCCGCAGGGCTCGGCCATGGGCATTGGCCACCCCATCATGTGGGCGTACCCTCTGCCCCCGGATAGCCTGGGAAATCAGGGACGCTTCATTTATAACGCCCGCGGTCACGATTTGGGAGCCTGGGACGGCACGAGTTCCAATCATGCTCCCATGACGGTGGGCGAAGGCGCGATCCAGGAAGGCGAGACGGTTTTTTCCGACACTTCCCACACCCTCATGACCAAAGGTAGCCTTTGGCCCTGCCTCCAATGGGCGGCCGGGTTGCGGATCAATGCCGTTTCCGTCCATGTCCGTGACGCGAGTTCACCCGGTCTCATGCAATCCCGGAATTCGCACGGAGTCTTGAACGTGCGGGTACAAGGGCCGGGGGGCCACGATGTCCAGGTGTTCACCCTGGCCGGCAAAAGCGTCGCGCATCGATCCGGGCGAGGCGATGCGGAGTATTCATTCGCGAATCTGCGCCGCCCCGGCATTTATTTCGTGGAAGTGAAATCTTCCCGGAAGACGTATACCCAGCGCATCATGCTTTAG
- a CDS encoding TetR/AcrR family transcriptional regulator, with amino-acid sequence MLKADKWRSLTVAAGQLFHRQGYEQTSLADIASAANVPLGNVYYYFRTRDELLKAVVEERLKASRAKRTALEALASPRERLLALVAGFEEGVEDLTAYGCPMGSLCQETNKQGGETATEAAVPLRDLLEWVMMQFRAMGFREKEAREHAARLIGARQGSTLLANTFKDPNYIRMEIIRLKEWLSALPAPKERKKS; translated from the coding sequence ATGCTGAAGGCGGATAAGTGGCGTAGCCTGACGGTGGCTGCGGGGCAGTTGTTCCATCGGCAGGGATATGAGCAGACGAGTTTGGCGGATATCGCTTCGGCCGCGAATGTTCCCTTGGGGAACGTGTACTACTACTTCAGGACCCGGGATGAATTGCTCAAGGCGGTGGTGGAAGAGCGCTTGAAGGCCTCGCGGGCGAAGCGGACCGCGCTGGAGGCGCTGGCCTCCCCCCGGGAGCGCTTACTTGCCTTGGTCGCCGGCTTCGAAGAAGGGGTAGAGGATCTCACTGCCTACGGTTGCCCCATGGGCAGCTTATGCCAGGAGACGAACAAGCAGGGCGGCGAGACCGCCACCGAGGCGGCAGTTCCGCTCCGGGACCTATTGGAATGGGTCATGATGCAATTCCGCGCCATGGGTTTTCGCGAAAAGGAAGCCAGGGAGCACGCCGCCCGCCTCATTGGCGCGCGGCAGGGTTCGACCTTGCTCGCCAATACCTTCAAGGATCCCAATTACATCCGGATGGAAATCATCAGGCTGAAAGAGTGGCTGAGCGCGTTGCCGGCACCAAAGGAAAGGAAGAAGTCATGA
- the coaD gene encoding pantetheine-phosphate adenylyltransferase, which translates to MAIAIYPGTFDPITNGHLDILSRAAHLFDEVHVVVAVNVRKNTLFSLDERQELIRSCTSGLKNVHVSSFEGLTVDCLRRFGAEVVIRGLRAVSDFEYEFQMALMNKKLDANCETVYLMPSEQYTYLNSSVIREIAALGGPVSEFVPSVVDEKLREKLGAPHALVNGGRKPSSPKAGPGAKKTKAPRRKA; encoded by the coding sequence GTGGCCATAGCCATATACCCGGGAACGTTCGACCCCATCACCAATGGGCATCTGGACATCCTAAGCCGGGCCGCTCACCTGTTCGATGAGGTCCATGTCGTGGTGGCCGTGAACGTTCGCAAGAACACCTTGTTCTCCCTCGATGAGCGGCAGGAGCTGATCCGCTCTTGCACGTCCGGCCTGAAAAACGTCCATGTTTCCTCTTTCGAGGGATTGACCGTGGACTGCTTGCGGCGCTTCGGGGCCGAAGTGGTCATCCGGGGCCTGCGCGCCGTCAGCGATTTCGAATACGAATTCCAGATGGCCTTGATGAACAAGAAGCTGGACGCCAATTGCGAAACGGTATACCTCATGCCGAGCGAGCAATACACCTACCTGAATTCCAGCGTCATCCGTGAGATCGCTGCCCTGGGGGGCCCCGTCTCCGAATTCGTGCCTTCGGTGGTGGATGAAAAATTGCGCGAGAAGCTGGGCGCTCCGCATGCCTTGGTGAACGGGGGGAGGAAGCCTTCATCCCCAAAAGCCGGGCCCGGGGCGAAAAAAACCAAAGCTCCCCGACGGAAGGCCTGA